From Penicillium psychrofluorescens genome assembly, chromosome: 1, one genomic window encodes:
- a CDS encoding uncharacterized protein (ID:PFLUO_000367-T1.cds;~source:funannotate), whose product MQIGQAPSLRYADYWDAGRVLDYFAWNAAQFKGGSFMFDYLESTVEGDVDMEDRIGALQQLQHGAVVMRIILVHTILENAAKTGLFGLLGDAPIQVVDIFDESRLDALFEFAEKCESDAKGSITRRQDFHRDSSESVQIVLKDKLADTFGAQAAQKLSSIYPAIMFRLCTHWCNHSFGNSQRARDIANIGIGNGGHSQTGAGQKFKSFMEYLNMR is encoded by the coding sequence ATGCAGATCGGACAAGCACCCTCTTTGCGCTACGCTGATTACTGGGATGCCGGACGTGTGCTTGACTATTTCGCGTGGAACGCGGCTCAGTTTAAGGGAGGCTCTTTTATGTTTGATTATCTTGAGAGCACTGTCGAAGGAGATGTCGATATGGAAGACAGGATTGGGGCCCTGCAGCAGCTACAACACGGGGCTGTCGTGATGCGTATTATCCTGGTGCATACCATACTTGAGAATGCCGCAAAAACAGGTCTATTTGGACTCCTCGGTGATGCGCCCATCCAAGTAGTCGATATATTTGACGAATCAAGACTGGATGCTTTATTTGAATTTGCAGAGAAATGTGAGTCCGACGCAAAGGGATCTATTACTAGGAGGCAAGACTTTCACAGAGACTCTTCGGAATCAGTCCAGATAGTCCTGAAGGATAAGCTTGCCGACACATTCGGAGCCCAAGCTGCTCAGAAACTATCTTCGATCTACCCAGCCATCATGTTCAGACTTTGCACACATTGGTGCAACCATTCCTTCGGAAACTCTCAACGGGCTCGCGATATTGCCAATATTGGTATTGGCAATGGAGGGCATTCACAGACCGGAGCCGGTCAAAAATTTAAGTCTTTCATGGAGTACTTAAACATGAGATGA
- a CDS encoding uncharacterized protein (ID:PFLUO_000368-T1.cds;~source:funannotate) — MADRSQAREVKSDGSGTAAKLNERAQPSNIVSPPGSKTPPSMPSKRTILFPANQPNQQRPLEGSEPVDAGALSRALKDYDEAGRRRERTPGTSPCRKRQRVYGDRFIPNRDGQDLQATFSLLHEDGCPSTPSKTKRRTPHSELHFQKTEEANRTFSRVLRSELFGSTVPQPDLNSTSPDPLLGFSNGINDKTRSHTPPSHVVANVPPASITPSTPHKNLFNYGPTRSGSAHPTPSKTPRSHHGPNLNVRSELYSLSPIRYDSQRILETPRKQPRYVNKVPYKVLDAPDLQDDFYLNLVDWGSSNVLGVGLANSVYMWNSQSGRVTKLCELKDDTVTSVSWIQRGTHLAIGTGKGLVQIWDAEHCRRLRTMIGHTNRVGALAWNDHILTSGSRDRLIYHRDVRSPDQYIRRLSGHKQEVCGLKWNTEDGQLASGGNDNKLMVWDKLNETPLFRFSDHSAAVKAIAWSPHQHHLLASGGGTADRTIKFWNTSTGSMIKEVDTGSQVCNLSWSKNSDEIISTHGYSQNQIVIWKYPRMEQIVSLTGHTFRVLYLAMSPDGQTVVTGAGDETLRFWKIFDKRATRDTRREGSKLAEWGTIR, encoded by the exons ATGGCCGACCGATCTCAGGCCAGGGAGGTGAAATCGGATGGCAGCGGCACAGCAGCCAAGTTGAATGAGCGCGCACAACCCTCAAACATCGTATCACCCCCCGGCTCCAAGACACCACCAAGCATGCCATCAAAGCGAACGATCCTGTTTCCAGCCAACCAGCCAAATCAGCAAAGACCGCTAGAAGGGTCAGAACCGGTGGATGCGGGTGCCCTTTCCCGGGCGCTAAAGGACTATGATGAGGCAGGACGTCGTCGGGAGCGAACTCCAGGCACGAGCCCTTGCCGCAAGAGGCAGCGGGTGTATGGAGATCG ATTCATTCCTAACCGTGATGGGCAAGACTTGCAGGCAACCTTCAGCCTGTTGCATGAGGATGGCTGCCCTTCAACCCCCTCCAAAACAAAGAGACGGACCCCCCACTCGGAGCTCCATTTCCAAAAGA CGGAGGAAGCAAATCGGACCTTTTCTCGAGTTTTGCGCAGCGAATTGTTTGGCAGTACTGTCCCACAGCCGGACCTGAACTCAACTTCACCCGATCCGCTCCTCGGCTTCAGCAATGGCATCAATGACAAGACCCGATCTCACACCCCTCCCTCTCATGTGGTTGCCAACGTGCCCCCGGCAAGCATCACTCCATCTACGCCACACAAGAATCTCTTCAACTACGGCCCGACCCGGTCTGGCTCCGCCCACCCGACTCCCTCCAAGACCCCTCGAAGCCACCATGGACCAAACCTGAATGTTCGATCGGAGCTGTACAGCCTCTCACCTATTCGCTATGACAGCCAACGGATCCTCGAGACACCGCGCAAACAGCCCCGCTACGTGAACAAGGTACCCTACAAGGTCCTGGATGCGCCAGACCTGCAGGATGATTTCTATCTCAACTTGGTCGACTGGGGAAGCAGCAATGTGTTGGGTGTGGGGTTGGCCAATTCGGTGTACATGTGGAATTCCCAGTCAGGCCGGGTGACAAAGCTCTGCGAGCTCAAAGATGACACGGTCACCAGTGTCAGCTGGATTCAGAGG GGTACACATCTCGCAATTGGTACAGGCAAAGGTCTCGTGCAAATTTGGGATGCGGAGCATTGTCGTCGACTTCGGACGATGATTGGCCATACGAATCGTGTTGGGGCACTGGCGTGGAACGACCACATCCTCACATCGGGGTCTCGCGATCGTCTGATCTATCACCGAGATGTCCGGTCCCCTGATCAGTACATACGTCGACTCTCTGGTCATAAGCAAGAAGTCTGCGGATTGAAGTGGAACACGGAAGATGGTCAATTGGCATCTGGTGGCAACGACAACAAGTTGATGGTGTGGGACAAGCTGAACGAGACTCCCCTCTTTCGCTTTTCCGACCACAGCGCCGCCGTCAAAGCCATCGCGTGGTCCCcgcaccagcaccacctgcTTGCCTCGGGTGGTGGTACGGCCGATCGCACGATCAAATTCTGGAACACGTCGACCGGTTCGATGATCAAGGAGGTTGACACCGGCAGCCAGGTGTGCAATCTTTCTTGGTCCAAGAACTCGGACGAGATCATCAGCACGCACGGCTACAGTCAGAACCAAATTGTCATCTGGAAGTACCCGCGCATGGAGCAGATTGTTTCTCTGACCGGCCACACCTTCCGTGTCTTGTACCTCGCCATGAGCCCAGACGGCCAAACGGTTGTGACGGGCGCTGGCGATGAGACCCTACGTTTCTGGAAAATCTTCGACAAGAGGGCTACTCGAGACACTCGTCGCGAGGGCAGCAAGCTTGCTGAATGGGGCACCATTCGGTAG
- a CDS encoding uncharacterized protein (ID:PFLUO_000369-T1.cds;~source:funannotate), which translates to MPSKQPAKDFLSFVNASPTPFHAVQSAKELLTKGGFQEIKEKESWASTCKPGGKYYLTRNTTTLIAFAIGQQWKPGNSISMIGAHTDSPVLRVKPVSNKRGEGFVQVGVETYGGGIWHTWFDRDLGVAGRVMTRAKDGSIVQKLVKIDRPILRIPTLAIHLDRQETFAFNKETQLFPIAGLVAAELNRTGKPEATETEKEDDEYSPLKSMTQRHHPYFVELIAAEAGVQAEDILDFEMILFDTQKSCLGGLLEEFIFSPRLDNLNCTYCATVGLIDSVADKSALDNESAIRLIALFDHEEIGSRTAQGADSNILPAIIRRLSVLPSTVSKDEDLSTAYEQTLSTSFLVSADMSHSVNPNYAAKYESDHKPEMNKGPVIKINANARYATNAPGIVLLQEVARKTTEKSGEPLPLQLFVVRNDSSCGSTIGPMLSAALGSRTLDLGNPQLSMHSIRETGGTYDVGHAIRLFTGFFTHYSELSTTIFVD; encoded by the exons ATGCCTTCTAAACAGCCTGCCAAGGACTTCCTGTCCTTTGTCAATGCCTCTCCCACCC CTTTTCATGCGGTCCAGTCCGCCAAAGAGCTCCTCACCAAGGGCGGTttccaggagatcaag GAAAAAGAATCATGGGCATCCACCTGCAAGCCCGGCGGCAAGTACTACCTGACTCGGAATACCACCACTCTGATTGCTTTTGCCATCGGCCAACAATGGAAG CCGGGGAATTCCATCTCCATGATCGGTGCCCACACTGACTCCCCGGTGCTGCGGGTCAAGCCTGTGAGCAACAAGCGGGGTGAGGGCTTTGTGCAGGTCGGGGTCGAAACCTACGGTGGAGGCATCTGGCACACCT GGTTTGATCGCGATCTTGGTGTCGCGGGCCGTGTGATGACACGGGCCAAGGACGGCTCGATTGTGCAAAAATTGGTCAAAATTGACCGGCCCA TTCTTCGCATTCCGACTCTGGCTATTCATCTGGACCGTCAGGAGACTTTTGCTTTCAACAAGGAGACCCAGTTGTTCCCCATTGCCGGCCTGGTGGCCGCAGAGCTCAACCGGACTGGCAAACCGGAggccaccgagaccgagaaggaggacgatgaaTACAGCCCCTTGAAGTCCATGACGCAGCGCCACCACCCGTACTTTGTGGAGCTgatcgccgccgaggccggAGTCCAGGCCGAGGATATTCTGGACTTTGAGATGATCCTCTTCGACACGCAAAAGTCGTGTCTCGGTGGCCTGTTGGAGGAATTCATCTTTTCTCCCCGTCTGGACAACCTGAACTGCACCTATTGTGCAACGGTGGGACTCATCGACTCCGTCGCAGACAAGTCGGCACTAGACAACGAGTCCGCCATCCGTCTGATCGCGCTGTTTGACCACGAGGAGATTGGCAGCCGCACCGCCCAGGGCGCCGACTCGAACATTCTTCCGGCCATCATTCGGCGTCTGTCAGTGCTGCCGTCCACTGTCTCCAAGGACGAGGACCTCTCGACTGCCTACGAGCAAACCCTGTCGACCTCGTTCCTGGTGTCTGCCGACATGTCCCACTCGGTCAACCCCAACTACGCAGCCAAGTACGAGTCGGACCACAAGCCGGAGATGAACAAGGGGCCCGTGATCAAGATTAATGCTAACGCGCGCTATGCGACGAACGCCCCGGGGATTGTACTGCTGCAGGAAGTGGCCCGCAAGACGACGGAGAAGAGCGGCGAGCCCCTGCCGCTGCAGCTGTTCGTTGTTCGCAACGATTCGAGCTGTGGCAGCACCATTGGCCCGATGCTGTCTGCGGCACTGGGTTCTCGGACCCTGGATCTGGGCAATCCGCAGCTGAGCATGCACAGCATTCGCGAGACGGGCGGCACCTATGATGTCGGGCATGCCATCCGGCTGTTCACGGGCTTCTTCACGCACTACTCGGAGCTGTCCACGACGATTTTCGTGGATTAA
- a CDS encoding uncharacterized protein (ID:PFLUO_000370-T1.cds;~source:funannotate): MTEPDVAFRDAEYIADVSGISYGPDAPASAQQHNRRVRKAQTTAKVAFIDRLLRDLDVLIYCELSALYYMDCSVILFAVRAVVELIFFTPKASPFDPTRNQPYIGAIIASNLFCMIFHAFFIRPEAGEDTRGYLHGGLFIDFIGQAPVPIFRLLSFDILIFLLDFVMLGLIVERVKLVGPTETNTNTTTTTSNTPANANATNITTNNENTNTNTDADTQSPQQDHDAEERGILRETSNTEEEADTTTPVVDVDEDNIDEERTTLLADPGEDEAPSSGRNTHPLDQFASGQAVILDMGLWDILRDQWQYSTAPRRPSGYMPTPETATFLRQRFGLQVGTDGRIVRVDRE; this comes from the exons ATGACAGAACCGGATGTTGCCTTTCGAGATGCGGAATACATCGCTGACGTGTCCGGCATTTCCTATGGCCCGGACGCACCGGCGTCGGCCCAGCAGCACAACCGCCGCGTCAGAAAGGCGCAGACTACAGCGAAAGTCGCCTTCATCGATCGCCTGCTGCGCGATCTCGACGTGCTGATCTACTGTGAACTATCGGCGCTATATTACATGGA CTGCTCcgtcatcctcttcgccGTCCGCGCCGTCGTCgagctcatcttcttcacccccAAAGCATCCCCCTTCGATCCCACGCGCAACCAGCCCTATATCGGCGCTATAATTGCCAGCAACCTCTTCTGTATGATCTTCCATGCGTTCTTCATTCGCCCCGAGGCCGGCGAAGACACCCGTGGCTATCTCCATGGAGGACTCTTCATCGACTTCATCGGGCAGGCCCCAGTTCCTATTTTTCGACTTCTTTCGTTTGATATCTTGATCTTTTTGCTCGATTTTGTCATGCTGGGTTTGATTGTTGAGCGGGTGAAGCTGGTTGGGCCGACTGaaaccaacaccaacactactactactacctCTAACACTCCTGCCAACGCCAACGCAACAAATATAACAACGAACAACGAAAATACAAATACAAACACAGATGCGGACACACAGTCCCCGCAACAGGAccacgacgccgaggaaCGCGGTATACTCCGAGAAACGAGCAAtaccgaagaagaagcagacaCAACAACCCCTGTGGTGGAtgtcgacgaagacaacaTTGATGAAGAACGAACAACCCTCCTAGCAGATCCTGGCGAAGATGAAGCTCCATCCAGCGGACGCAACACCCATCCACTCGACCAGTTTGCCTCGGGCCAGGCCGTGATCCTAGACATGGGGTTGTGGGATATCCTGCGCGATCAATGGCAGTACTCGACCGCGCCCAGGCGGCCATCGGGGTACATGCCAACACCTGAAACGGCGACGTTTCTGCGCCAGCGGTTCGGTCTCCAGGTCGGGACTGATGGGCGGATTGTCAGGGTTGATCGGGAATAA
- a CDS encoding uncharacterized protein (ID:PFLUO_000371-T1.cds;~source:funannotate), whose protein sequence is MTMRAGSLSGLSRLIRPTSISSLRPAATLPRCLSTSAPSLTAAPPKSWAPTPFVTETVAGGWQTSDIFSRLLKERIIYLEGEVDGAVSASIVAQLLFLEADNPEKPIHMYINSPGGSVTAGLAIYDTMTYIASPVSTICVGQAASMGSLLLCGGHPGKRYCLPHSTIMVHQPSGGYMGQATDIAIHAKEILRVRKQLNQIYKTHLNGKKELSLDDIEKLMERDYFMGAQEALELGVVDEILDRRAKKGEAKGGNGK, encoded by the exons aTGACCATGCGGGCAGGCTCCCTCTCTGGCCTCAGTCGCCTTATCCGTCCCACTTCCATATCCTCACTACGTCCGGCTGCGACGCTGCCGCGATGCCTCTCAACCAGCGCGCCCTCGCTAACTGCGGCGCCACCAAAGAGCTGGGCACCGACGCCCTTTGTAACGGAGACAGTG GCCGGTGGCTGGCAGACCT CCGATATCTTCTCCCGATTACTCAAG GAACGCATTATCTATCTCGAGGGCGAGGTGGACGGggccgtctccgcctccatcgTCGCAcagctcctcttcctcgaagccGATAACCCCGAGAAACCAATCCACATGTACATCAACTCGCCCGGCGGCTCCGTGACAGCCG GCCTCGCAATCTACGACACAATGACCTACATCGCCTCCCCCGTCTCAACCATCTGCGTCGGCCAAGCCGCCTCCATGGGCTCGCTCCTATTATGCGGCGGCCACCCGGGCAAGCGATACTGTCTCCCGCACTCCACAATCATGGTGCACCAGCCTTCGGGCGGCTACATGGGGCAAGCGACGGATATCGCCATCCACGCGaaggagatcctgcgcgTGCGCAAGCAGCTGAATCAGATATACAAGACACATctcaatggcaagaaggagTTGTCCCTCGACGATATTGAGAAACTCATGGAGAGAGATTATTTCATGGGTGCTCAGGAGGCGCTGGAGTTGGGCGTCGTAGATGAGATTCTGGATCGGAGGGCTAAGAAAGGTGAGGCGAAGGGTGGGAATGGGAAGTAA
- a CDS encoding uncharacterized protein (ID:PFLUO_000372-T1.cds;~source:funannotate) has protein sequence MECANQISFATWRLRLFQQLVAPHIHHIRTRHSSRRISTSTSSRTDSADSVPPSKRLPQSPLLTHPLNKSQRPPKLRPDREYYKQAFDELNKNPWALALASPPRLCSITGARLPRDLLGEWGLVEQPETEQLYLLPVGLLKDSLGNDPQSPPASSSPTRQLILRILDFMPLLKSLSGPWVRVGRGKKLVLPRILPYRWKHPQGPITSREESLMAWRDDAAEFTLHHMRNEVVKSLDKACRKFKRLDGSGAVWRDLELQDLSNIALQKALGSLEPFHRMACGAVLVCSSQGAENETQEAFMGAVSLPQTQSKVPVFDLSVLLSETELQTLQDSHPHFHHAALFFRPRDEVSNEAMLSLWKIKRFLAVEDEPDSLAEA, from the coding sequence aTGGAGTGCGCCAACCAAATATCTTTCGCGACATGGCGCCTGCGCCTATTCCAGCAACTGGTCGCACCGCATATCCATCACATACGGACTCGCCACTCCTCTCGCCGCATctcaacctcgacctcctcgcgAACCGATTCCGCCGATTCAGTCCCTCCCTCCAAGCGACTCCCCCAATCTCCTCTCCTCACACACCCTCTCAATAAATCCCAGCGTCCTCCCAAACTACGTCCAGACCGAGAATACTACAAACAGGCCTTTGACGAGCTCAATAAGAACCCTTGGGCCCTCGCGCTGGCCTCCCCACCACGCCTATGCTCCATAACCGGCGCACGACTGCCGCGCGATCTGCTGGGGGAATGGGGCTTAGTGGAACAGCCCGAGACAGAGCAGCTATACCTTCTGCCAGTGGGGTTGCTTAAGGACTCGCTTGGCAATGACCCTCAATCCCCTCCGGCATCATCGTCTCCAACCCGCCAGCTTATTCTCCGCATCCTGGATTTCATGCCGTTACTGAAATCCCTGAGCGGCCCATGGGTGAGGGTAGGCCGGGGCAAGAAATTAGTTCTTCCGCGGATCTTGCCCTACCGTTGGAAGCATCCGCAGGGACCGATCACGTCACGCGAAGAGAGTCTCATGGCCTGGAGGGATGATGCGGCGGAGTTTACGCTGCACCATATGCGAAATGAAGTGGTGAAGAGTCTCGACAAGGCTTGTCGCAAGTTCAAACGGCTGGATGGATCGGGTGCCGTGTGGAGGGATCTCGAGCTGCAGGATTTGTCGAATATTGCGCTTCAGAAGGCGTTGGGATCACTCGAGCCCTTTCATCGCATGGCATGTGGCGCGGTCCTGGTTTGTTCTTCCCAGGGAGCGGAGAATGAAACGCAGGAGGCTTTTATGGGCGCTGTCTCTCTCCCACAGACTCAGTCGAAAGTCCCTGTCTTTGATCTGTCGGTGCTTCTCTCCGAAACCGAGCTGCAGACACTCCAGGACTCGCATCCGCATTTCCACCATGCGGCGCTCTTTTTCAGACCGAGGGACGAGGTGTCCAATGAGGCAATGCTGTCTCTGTGGAAGATCAAGCGGTTTCTAGCCGTCGAAGATGAGCCTGATAGCCTCGCAGAAGCATAG